A genomic segment from Conger conger chromosome 2, fConCon1.1, whole genome shotgun sequence encodes:
- the LOC133122002 gene encoding beta-1,4-mannosyl-glycoprotein 4-beta-N-acetylglucosaminyltransferase-like isoform X3: MLYRMKMRRHRVFLLCTVGLCVISFLHYYKALHYVSLLRELSAPYPNIQSFIMVTGFFWKERTTPLAGAPPEEGPPPALRPSNTGDRDRDPEVVESQRAPELHLGEGLGIPHPWDKPEEPQQREVEATEEMRVKELEPDQKLANPWYPSKPVRVWPDSPVDEDAVEKLSPPTAIVSDPMKLLGDLHLRNFQLRDDPTPYFVRTRAGALCFRQGTETAAPRDDQGKGSSMTPNMRKILELQEGVNPVVSKPKRGKRLVKCVCRPGWHGPYCGVPTMVHHSNLPTKERLMPREVPRRVINAININHEFDLLHVRFHELAQAVDLFLVCESNFTAYGEGRSLQFLHLLLNGTYDYVRHKILYVFLDHFPEGGRQDGWIADDYLRTFLTRNGMSRVVGLRPDDVFIINDADEIPAQEGILFLKLFDGWTEPFAIHMRKSLYGFFWKQLGSLEVVSGCTVGMLLAVYDSDGIRLRRREYYTMPGFRKYENDTGHILVQWSIGSPFHFAGWHCSWCFSPEGILLKLTSAQNGDFPRWGDYEDKRDLNYIRELIRTGGWFDGSVQEYPPSDPKEHMYAPKYMFDNYKHYQYLLGNPYSRPEKLNVEQ; encoded by the exons atgctgtacag gATGAAAATGCGACGGCACAGGGTGTTCTTGCTTTGCACGGTGGGCCTGTGTGTCATCTCTTTCCTGCACTACTACAAGGCCCTGCACTACGTCTCCCTGCTGAGGGAGCTGTCCGCTCCCTATCCCAACATCCAGTCCTTCATCATGGTCACCGGATTCTTCTGGAAGGAGAGGACCACCCCCCTTGCCGGTGCTCCCCCGGAGGAGGGCCCGCCCCCGGCCCTGCGGCCCTCCAACACCGGGGACCGGGACCGGGACCCCGAGGTTGTGGAGAGTCAGAGGGCTCCGGAGTTGCATCTTGGGGAAGGGTTGGGGATCCCCCACCCATGGGACAAGCCAGAAGAACCACAGCAGAGAGAGGTTGAAGCCACTGAG GAAATGAGGGTTAAAGAGCTGGAGCCGGACCAGAAACTTGCCAACCCCTGGTATCCCAGCAAACCAGTCCGAGTATGGCCCGATTCACCAGTTGATGAGGATGCCGTGGAAAAACttagccctccgactgccatcGTCTCAGATCCTATGAAATTACTTGGGGACCTCCACCTACGGAACTTCCAGCTCCGCGACGACCCCACTCCCTACTTTGTGCGCACTAGAGCCGGGGCCTTGTGCTTTCGGCAGGGGACAGAAACAGCGGCCCCCAGGGACGATCAGGGGAAAGGAAGCTCGATGACGCCGAACATGAGGAAGATCTTGGAGCTCCAGGAAGGGGTGAATCCAGTGGTGTCCAAACCGAAGAGGGGCAAACGTCTTGTAAAGTGCGTGTGTCGCCCGGGCTGGCACGGGCCCTACTGTGGTGTGCCCACCATGGTGCACCACTCAAACCTGCCCACTAAGGAGAGGCTCATGCCCAGGGAGGTGCCCCGCAGGGTGATCAACGCCATCAACATTAACCACGAGTTTGACCTCCTCCACGTCCGCTTCCATGAGCTGGCCCAGGCTGTGGACCTCTTCCTGGTGTGCGAGTCAAACTTCACAGCCTACGGCGAGGGCCGGTCCCTGCAgttcctgcacctcctcctcaaCGGGACCTACGACTACGTCAGGCACAAGATTCTCTACGTCTTCCTGGACCACTTCCCCGAAGGGGGCCGGCAGGACGGCTGGATTGCCGACGACTACCTGCGCACCTTCCTGACCCGCAACGGGATGTCCCGCGTGGTGGGGCTGCGCCCGGATGACGTCTTCATCATCAACGACGCCGACGAGATCCCTGCACAGGAGGGGATCCTCTTCCTCAAGCTCTTCGATGGCTGGACGGAGCCCTTCGCCATCCACATGCGCAAGTCCCTCTACGGGTTCTTCTGGAAGCAGCTGGGCTCCCTGGAAGTGGTGTCTGGGTGCACGGTGGGCATGCTCCTCGCCGTCTACGACAGCGACGGCATCAGGCTGCGGAGGAGGGAGTACTACACTATGCCGGGCTTCCGGAAGTACGAGAATGACACGGGCCACATCCTGGTGCAGTGGTCCATCGGGAGCCCCTTCCACTTTGCCGGCTGGCACTGCTCTTGGTGCTTTAGCCCGGAAGGCATCCTGCTCAAGCTGACCTCGGCCCAGAACGGGGACTTCCCCCGCTGGGGGGACTACGAGGACAAGCGTGACCTCAACTACATCCGGGAGCTGATCCGAACTGGGGGCTGGTTTGACGGGTCGGTGCAGGAGTACCCCCCGTCAGACCCCAAGGAGCACATGTACGCCCCCAAGTACATGTTCGACAACTACAAGCACTACCAGTACTTGCTGGGGAATCCGTACTCTCGGCCGGAGAAGCTAAATGTAGAGCAGTAA
- the LOC133122002 gene encoding beta-1,4-mannosyl-glycoprotein 4-beta-N-acetylglucosaminyltransferase-like isoform X1, with protein sequence MLGGRPVARGRGVHTLPAQATWKERPERMKMRRHRVFLLCTVGLCVISFLHYYKALHYVSLLRELSAPYPNIQSFIMVTGFFWKERTTPLAGAPPEEGPPPALRPSNTGDRDRDPEVVESQRAPELHLGEGLGIPHPWDKPEEPQQREVEATEEMRVKELEPDQKLANPWYPSKPVRVWPDSPVDEDAVEKLSPPTAIVSDPMKLLGDLHLRNFQLRDDPTPYFVRTRAGALCFRQGTETAAPRDDQGKGSSMTPNMRKILELQEGVNPVVSKPKRGKRLVKCVCRPGWHGPYCGVPTMVHHSNLPTKERLMPREVPRRVINAININHEFDLLHVRFHELAQAVDLFLVCESNFTAYGEGRSLQFLHLLLNGTYDYVRHKILYVFLDHFPEGGRQDGWIADDYLRTFLTRNGMSRVVGLRPDDVFIINDADEIPAQEGILFLKLFDGWTEPFAIHMRKSLYGFFWKQLGSLEVVSGCTVGMLLAVYDSDGIRLRRREYYTMPGFRKYENDTGHILVQWSIGSPFHFAGWHCSWCFSPEGILLKLTSAQNGDFPRWGDYEDKRDLNYIRELIRTGGWFDGSVQEYPPSDPKEHMYAPKYMFDNYKHYQYLLGNPYSRPEKLNVEQ encoded by the exons gATGAAAATGCGACGGCACAGGGTGTTCTTGCTTTGCACGGTGGGCCTGTGTGTCATCTCTTTCCTGCACTACTACAAGGCCCTGCACTACGTCTCCCTGCTGAGGGAGCTGTCCGCTCCCTATCCCAACATCCAGTCCTTCATCATGGTCACCGGATTCTTCTGGAAGGAGAGGACCACCCCCCTTGCCGGTGCTCCCCCGGAGGAGGGCCCGCCCCCGGCCCTGCGGCCCTCCAACACCGGGGACCGGGACCGGGACCCCGAGGTTGTGGAGAGTCAGAGGGCTCCGGAGTTGCATCTTGGGGAAGGGTTGGGGATCCCCCACCCATGGGACAAGCCAGAAGAACCACAGCAGAGAGAGGTTGAAGCCACTGAG GAAATGAGGGTTAAAGAGCTGGAGCCGGACCAGAAACTTGCCAACCCCTGGTATCCCAGCAAACCAGTCCGAGTATGGCCCGATTCACCAGTTGATGAGGATGCCGTGGAAAAACttagccctccgactgccatcGTCTCAGATCCTATGAAATTACTTGGGGACCTCCACCTACGGAACTTCCAGCTCCGCGACGACCCCACTCCCTACTTTGTGCGCACTAGAGCCGGGGCCTTGTGCTTTCGGCAGGGGACAGAAACAGCGGCCCCCAGGGACGATCAGGGGAAAGGAAGCTCGATGACGCCGAACATGAGGAAGATCTTGGAGCTCCAGGAAGGGGTGAATCCAGTGGTGTCCAAACCGAAGAGGGGCAAACGTCTTGTAAAGTGCGTGTGTCGCCCGGGCTGGCACGGGCCCTACTGTGGTGTGCCCACCATGGTGCACCACTCAAACCTGCCCACTAAGGAGAGGCTCATGCCCAGGGAGGTGCCCCGCAGGGTGATCAACGCCATCAACATTAACCACGAGTTTGACCTCCTCCACGTCCGCTTCCATGAGCTGGCCCAGGCTGTGGACCTCTTCCTGGTGTGCGAGTCAAACTTCACAGCCTACGGCGAGGGCCGGTCCCTGCAgttcctgcacctcctcctcaaCGGGACCTACGACTACGTCAGGCACAAGATTCTCTACGTCTTCCTGGACCACTTCCCCGAAGGGGGCCGGCAGGACGGCTGGATTGCCGACGACTACCTGCGCACCTTCCTGACCCGCAACGGGATGTCCCGCGTGGTGGGGCTGCGCCCGGATGACGTCTTCATCATCAACGACGCCGACGAGATCCCTGCACAGGAGGGGATCCTCTTCCTCAAGCTCTTCGATGGCTGGACGGAGCCCTTCGCCATCCACATGCGCAAGTCCCTCTACGGGTTCTTCTGGAAGCAGCTGGGCTCCCTGGAAGTGGTGTCTGGGTGCACGGTGGGCATGCTCCTCGCCGTCTACGACAGCGACGGCATCAGGCTGCGGAGGAGGGAGTACTACACTATGCCGGGCTTCCGGAAGTACGAGAATGACACGGGCCACATCCTGGTGCAGTGGTCCATCGGGAGCCCCTTCCACTTTGCCGGCTGGCACTGCTCTTGGTGCTTTAGCCCGGAAGGCATCCTGCTCAAGCTGACCTCGGCCCAGAACGGGGACTTCCCCCGCTGGGGGGACTACGAGGACAAGCGTGACCTCAACTACATCCGGGAGCTGATCCGAACTGGGGGCTGGTTTGACGGGTCGGTGCAGGAGTACCCCCCGTCAGACCCCAAGGAGCACATGTACGCCCCCAAGTACATGTTCGACAACTACAAGCACTACCAGTACTTGCTGGGGAATCCGTACTCTCGGCCGGAGAAGCTAAATGTAGAGCAGTAA
- the LOC133122002 gene encoding beta-1,4-mannosyl-glycoprotein 4-beta-N-acetylglucosaminyltransferase-like isoform X2, giving the protein MQVAFLDPQAVSPLSSPDEADTLPKQRMKMRRHRVFLLCTVGLCVISFLHYYKALHYVSLLRELSAPYPNIQSFIMVTGFFWKERTTPLAGAPPEEGPPPALRPSNTGDRDRDPEVVESQRAPELHLGEGLGIPHPWDKPEEPQQREVEATEEMRVKELEPDQKLANPWYPSKPVRVWPDSPVDEDAVEKLSPPTAIVSDPMKLLGDLHLRNFQLRDDPTPYFVRTRAGALCFRQGTETAAPRDDQGKGSSMTPNMRKILELQEGVNPVVSKPKRGKRLVKCVCRPGWHGPYCGVPTMVHHSNLPTKERLMPREVPRRVINAININHEFDLLHVRFHELAQAVDLFLVCESNFTAYGEGRSLQFLHLLLNGTYDYVRHKILYVFLDHFPEGGRQDGWIADDYLRTFLTRNGMSRVVGLRPDDVFIINDADEIPAQEGILFLKLFDGWTEPFAIHMRKSLYGFFWKQLGSLEVVSGCTVGMLLAVYDSDGIRLRRREYYTMPGFRKYENDTGHILVQWSIGSPFHFAGWHCSWCFSPEGILLKLTSAQNGDFPRWGDYEDKRDLNYIRELIRTGGWFDGSVQEYPPSDPKEHMYAPKYMFDNYKHYQYLLGNPYSRPEKLNVEQ; this is encoded by the exons gATGAAAATGCGACGGCACAGGGTGTTCTTGCTTTGCACGGTGGGCCTGTGTGTCATCTCTTTCCTGCACTACTACAAGGCCCTGCACTACGTCTCCCTGCTGAGGGAGCTGTCCGCTCCCTATCCCAACATCCAGTCCTTCATCATGGTCACCGGATTCTTCTGGAAGGAGAGGACCACCCCCCTTGCCGGTGCTCCCCCGGAGGAGGGCCCGCCCCCGGCCCTGCGGCCCTCCAACACCGGGGACCGGGACCGGGACCCCGAGGTTGTGGAGAGTCAGAGGGCTCCGGAGTTGCATCTTGGGGAAGGGTTGGGGATCCCCCACCCATGGGACAAGCCAGAAGAACCACAGCAGAGAGAGGTTGAAGCCACTGAG GAAATGAGGGTTAAAGAGCTGGAGCCGGACCAGAAACTTGCCAACCCCTGGTATCCCAGCAAACCAGTCCGAGTATGGCCCGATTCACCAGTTGATGAGGATGCCGTGGAAAAACttagccctccgactgccatcGTCTCAGATCCTATGAAATTACTTGGGGACCTCCACCTACGGAACTTCCAGCTCCGCGACGACCCCACTCCCTACTTTGTGCGCACTAGAGCCGGGGCCTTGTGCTTTCGGCAGGGGACAGAAACAGCGGCCCCCAGGGACGATCAGGGGAAAGGAAGCTCGATGACGCCGAACATGAGGAAGATCTTGGAGCTCCAGGAAGGGGTGAATCCAGTGGTGTCCAAACCGAAGAGGGGCAAACGTCTTGTAAAGTGCGTGTGTCGCCCGGGCTGGCACGGGCCCTACTGTGGTGTGCCCACCATGGTGCACCACTCAAACCTGCCCACTAAGGAGAGGCTCATGCCCAGGGAGGTGCCCCGCAGGGTGATCAACGCCATCAACATTAACCACGAGTTTGACCTCCTCCACGTCCGCTTCCATGAGCTGGCCCAGGCTGTGGACCTCTTCCTGGTGTGCGAGTCAAACTTCACAGCCTACGGCGAGGGCCGGTCCCTGCAgttcctgcacctcctcctcaaCGGGACCTACGACTACGTCAGGCACAAGATTCTCTACGTCTTCCTGGACCACTTCCCCGAAGGGGGCCGGCAGGACGGCTGGATTGCCGACGACTACCTGCGCACCTTCCTGACCCGCAACGGGATGTCCCGCGTGGTGGGGCTGCGCCCGGATGACGTCTTCATCATCAACGACGCCGACGAGATCCCTGCACAGGAGGGGATCCTCTTCCTCAAGCTCTTCGATGGCTGGACGGAGCCCTTCGCCATCCACATGCGCAAGTCCCTCTACGGGTTCTTCTGGAAGCAGCTGGGCTCCCTGGAAGTGGTGTCTGGGTGCACGGTGGGCATGCTCCTCGCCGTCTACGACAGCGACGGCATCAGGCTGCGGAGGAGGGAGTACTACACTATGCCGGGCTTCCGGAAGTACGAGAATGACACGGGCCACATCCTGGTGCAGTGGTCCATCGGGAGCCCCTTCCACTTTGCCGGCTGGCACTGCTCTTGGTGCTTTAGCCCGGAAGGCATCCTGCTCAAGCTGACCTCGGCCCAGAACGGGGACTTCCCCCGCTGGGGGGACTACGAGGACAAGCGTGACCTCAACTACATCCGGGAGCTGATCCGAACTGGGGGCTGGTTTGACGGGTCGGTGCAGGAGTACCCCCCGTCAGACCCCAAGGAGCACATGTACGCCCCCAAGTACATGTTCGACAACTACAAGCACTACCAGTACTTGCTGGGGAATCCGTACTCTCGGCCGGAGAAGCTAAATGTAGAGCAGTAA
- the LOC133122002 gene encoding beta-1,4-mannosyl-glycoprotein 4-beta-N-acetylglucosaminyltransferase-like isoform X4: protein MKMRRHRVFLLCTVGLCVISFLHYYKALHYVSLLRELSAPYPNIQSFIMVTGFFWKERTTPLAGAPPEEGPPPALRPSNTGDRDRDPEVVESQRAPELHLGEGLGIPHPWDKPEEPQQREVEATEEMRVKELEPDQKLANPWYPSKPVRVWPDSPVDEDAVEKLSPPTAIVSDPMKLLGDLHLRNFQLRDDPTPYFVRTRAGALCFRQGTETAAPRDDQGKGSSMTPNMRKILELQEGVNPVVSKPKRGKRLVKCVCRPGWHGPYCGVPTMVHHSNLPTKERLMPREVPRRVINAININHEFDLLHVRFHELAQAVDLFLVCESNFTAYGEGRSLQFLHLLLNGTYDYVRHKILYVFLDHFPEGGRQDGWIADDYLRTFLTRNGMSRVVGLRPDDVFIINDADEIPAQEGILFLKLFDGWTEPFAIHMRKSLYGFFWKQLGSLEVVSGCTVGMLLAVYDSDGIRLRRREYYTMPGFRKYENDTGHILVQWSIGSPFHFAGWHCSWCFSPEGILLKLTSAQNGDFPRWGDYEDKRDLNYIRELIRTGGWFDGSVQEYPPSDPKEHMYAPKYMFDNYKHYQYLLGNPYSRPEKLNVEQ, encoded by the exons ATGAAAATGCGACGGCACAGGGTGTTCTTGCTTTGCACGGTGGGCCTGTGTGTCATCTCTTTCCTGCACTACTACAAGGCCCTGCACTACGTCTCCCTGCTGAGGGAGCTGTCCGCTCCCTATCCCAACATCCAGTCCTTCATCATGGTCACCGGATTCTTCTGGAAGGAGAGGACCACCCCCCTTGCCGGTGCTCCCCCGGAGGAGGGCCCGCCCCCGGCCCTGCGGCCCTCCAACACCGGGGACCGGGACCGGGACCCCGAGGTTGTGGAGAGTCAGAGGGCTCCGGAGTTGCATCTTGGGGAAGGGTTGGGGATCCCCCACCCATGGGACAAGCCAGAAGAACCACAGCAGAGAGAGGTTGAAGCCACTGAG GAAATGAGGGTTAAAGAGCTGGAGCCGGACCAGAAACTTGCCAACCCCTGGTATCCCAGCAAACCAGTCCGAGTATGGCCCGATTCACCAGTTGATGAGGATGCCGTGGAAAAACttagccctccgactgccatcGTCTCAGATCCTATGAAATTACTTGGGGACCTCCACCTACGGAACTTCCAGCTCCGCGACGACCCCACTCCCTACTTTGTGCGCACTAGAGCCGGGGCCTTGTGCTTTCGGCAGGGGACAGAAACAGCGGCCCCCAGGGACGATCAGGGGAAAGGAAGCTCGATGACGCCGAACATGAGGAAGATCTTGGAGCTCCAGGAAGGGGTGAATCCAGTGGTGTCCAAACCGAAGAGGGGCAAACGTCTTGTAAAGTGCGTGTGTCGCCCGGGCTGGCACGGGCCCTACTGTGGTGTGCCCACCATGGTGCACCACTCAAACCTGCCCACTAAGGAGAGGCTCATGCCCAGGGAGGTGCCCCGCAGGGTGATCAACGCCATCAACATTAACCACGAGTTTGACCTCCTCCACGTCCGCTTCCATGAGCTGGCCCAGGCTGTGGACCTCTTCCTGGTGTGCGAGTCAAACTTCACAGCCTACGGCGAGGGCCGGTCCCTGCAgttcctgcacctcctcctcaaCGGGACCTACGACTACGTCAGGCACAAGATTCTCTACGTCTTCCTGGACCACTTCCCCGAAGGGGGCCGGCAGGACGGCTGGATTGCCGACGACTACCTGCGCACCTTCCTGACCCGCAACGGGATGTCCCGCGTGGTGGGGCTGCGCCCGGATGACGTCTTCATCATCAACGACGCCGACGAGATCCCTGCACAGGAGGGGATCCTCTTCCTCAAGCTCTTCGATGGCTGGACGGAGCCCTTCGCCATCCACATGCGCAAGTCCCTCTACGGGTTCTTCTGGAAGCAGCTGGGCTCCCTGGAAGTGGTGTCTGGGTGCACGGTGGGCATGCTCCTCGCCGTCTACGACAGCGACGGCATCAGGCTGCGGAGGAGGGAGTACTACACTATGCCGGGCTTCCGGAAGTACGAGAATGACACGGGCCACATCCTGGTGCAGTGGTCCATCGGGAGCCCCTTCCACTTTGCCGGCTGGCACTGCTCTTGGTGCTTTAGCCCGGAAGGCATCCTGCTCAAGCTGACCTCGGCCCAGAACGGGGACTTCCCCCGCTGGGGGGACTACGAGGACAAGCGTGACCTCAACTACATCCGGGAGCTGATCCGAACTGGGGGCTGGTTTGACGGGTCGGTGCAGGAGTACCCCCCGTCAGACCCCAAGGAGCACATGTACGCCCCCAAGTACATGTTCGACAACTACAAGCACTACCAGTACTTGCTGGGGAATCCGTACTCTCGGCCGGAGAAGCTAAATGTAGAGCAGTAA
- the LOC133122121 gene encoding complement C1q tumor necrosis factor-related protein 1-like, which translates to MFGGILPLVLLLPLVASVTPSKAPPRFCRRCCDHLEPPEGSSSRAAPPQQVPEVRTFINMTILKGDKGDRGDKGTPGKSGIEGPPGARGPMGDKGSQGQAGPPGDACKTQHSAFSVGRRKALHSEEYYQALVFDTVFVNLHEHFNMFKGKFYCYIPGVYFFNVNIHTWNFKETYLHIMQNDQEKVIVYAQPSERSIMQSQSIMLSLEQNDEVWVRLYKRERENAVYSDDVDVYITFNGYLIKANVE; encoded by the exons ATGTTCGGAGGGATCTTGCCCCTGGTGCTGCTCCTCCCCCTGGTGGCCTCTGTCACCCCTTCCAAGGCCCCTCCCAGGTTCTGCAGACGCTGCTGTGACCACCTCGAGCCGCCCGAGGGCTCTTCCTCCCGCGCCGCCCCTCCCCAGCAGGTGCCCGAAGTGCGGACCTTCATCAACATGACCATCCTCAAAG GGGACAAAGGTGACAGGGGGGACAAGGGGACACCAGGGAAATCTGGTATCGAGGGGCCCCCAGGAGCCCGTGGCCCCATGGGTGACAAAGGAAGCCAGGGCCAGGCCGGTCCCCCTGGAGACGCCTGCAAAACCCAGCACTCTGCTTTCTCTGTGGGCAGACGGAAGGCCCTGCACAGCGAGGAGTACTACCAGGCCCTGGTCTTCGACACGGTCTTCGTCAACCTCCACGAGCACTTCAACATGTTCAAGGGCAAGTTCTACTGCTACATACCGGGCGTCTACTTCTTCAACGTCAACATCCACACCTGGAACTTCAAGGAGACCTACCTGCACATCATGCAGAACGACCAGGAGAAGGTGATCGTGTACGCGCAGCCCAGCGAGCGGAGCATCATGCAGAGCCAGAGCATCATGCTCTCCCTGGAGCAGAACGACGAGGTGTGGGTGCGCCTCTACAAGCGCGAGCGCGAGAACGCCGTGTACAGCGACGACGTGGACGTCTACATCACCTTCAACGGCTACCTCATCAAGGCCAACGTGGAGTAG